The following proteins are encoded in a genomic region of Populus trichocarpa isolate Nisqually-1 chromosome 13, P.trichocarpa_v4.1, whole genome shotgun sequence:
- the LOC7494230 gene encoding uncharacterized protein LOC7494230 isoform X1 — protein sequence MQVVGMASGIDADAPLDYATIQIFPTKNRYEIFVCGDDEVEKLAVGLLEQILPHLPEVHKMYAKGSNAIFKLQVTGELSNVPWFTKSTLNRFLQLAGSPDLVNTSKIIEGEISQLEEARKFHHSLYAQGHQDRSHSGETDGNDSIETEPTLKAEVKIALSDTSKNELLRAMDLRLTALKRELATALNCAFGDICSCKEITYLVEFCEYFGATVLKNSLCKILELSQKGEAAVLLNDDKNSSTIDEVSKMDEDTRISRPIYSILPVKYGVSPAKAAQVERQSSIDSEESSDSSDQNKKSAERSRAISRSAAPRRSASPMRRVQIGRTGSHRAAALTIKSLNFYPNRERTSSHRDEAEISREDEGSEQSNKKPESNVRRMSVQDAISLFERRQKDPSIDAQKKSSSSNISLCTNKAVLRRWSSGVAECSSLCQQELSSEDSVPLPCNDIADKEISKNLIQEKLESDITSGCQNPVDTAEADGELERWEEKGQHVVDFETDANAAHGKERNGRTPDSVEWSRQKEAELNQMLMKMMKSRPVKTRKPKTVKNQNIPSEQRGGFYDHYKEKRDRKLRGENAEKRAEKEAEFRVMQQILDGRKAEIAAVDVQDVGKKHLPSTAQKSIKNPSQPANLRKDSPKSSVTKKVSSKTSNLPANRKSWPSTPPIREPLSSLSKTPSGISSAGATLRSRKPQPTTSLPRSNPKVERSQPQHRNVKETRTEADRRLKGVKEKMQQTVMKSGKTKKTKVAAVAEDCSDVVPSKPSFYNKVTKKSSVVPVELKPFLRKGSRSGPPIVKKTRASQLLESSVNCGNKSETKEKVTKENEVVVNASVQISEHEDQDDVPASHFDAATELETVENGHQNSGEMENFNELVTDADDSFKYMVQSSASFQFHEDSVISPSAWVEIEEQQNLPSTNDDTTQHSSPVLVAPVGLPSQGVRHSLSQMLQEDNNSEPDTVEWGNAENPPAVVYQKDAPKGLKRLLKFARKSKGDANMTGWSSPYVFSEGEDDGEESKAINKRNTDNLQRKAALHSNDHGKQQSSFFEGYDRNLKAHELPLAQSNISKFNAQSSHQLHKGHFSTAASTTKATRSFFSLSAFRGSKPNETKFH from the exons ATGCAA GTTGTTGGGATGGCCAGTGGAATAGATGCTGACGCACCTTTGGATTATGCTACCATTCAGATTTTTCCAACCAAAAACAG GTATGAGATATTTGTTTGTGGTGATGATGAAGTCGAGAAATTAGCTGTTGGCCTACTGGAGCAAATCTTGCCACATTTGCCAGAAGTACATAAAATGTATGCTAAAGGATCTAATGCTATCTTCAAACTACAAGTAACAGGAGAACTCAGCAATGTACCATGGTTCACAAAATCAACTTTGAACAG ATTCCTGCAACTTGCTGGCTCGCCTGATTTAGTGAATACCAGCAAGATTATCGAGGGTGAGATTTCTCAATTGGAGGAAGCCagaaaatttcatcattctttataTGCTCAG GGGCATCAGGATCGTTCTCATAGTGGGGAAACAG ATGGAAATGACTCAATTGAGACAGAACCAACACTCAAA GCTGAAGTGAAAATTGCATTATCAGATACATCAAA GAATGAATTGCTGCGAGCTATGGATCTGAGGCTTACAGCATTAAAAAGAGAATTGGCTACAGCCCTAAACTGCGCTTTTGGTGACATCTGCTCCTGTAAAGAAATCACTTATTTAGTAGAGTTTTGTGAATATTTTGGCGCAACAGTTCTTAA GAATTCTTTATGCAAAATCTTAGAATTGAGCCAAAAGGGTGAGGCAGCTGTACTTCTAAATGATGACAAAAATTCATCAACAATTGACGAAGTAAGTAAGATGGATGAAGATACTCGAATTTCAAGACCGATATATTCAATACTACCTGTAAAATATGGTGTTTCACCAGCCAAGGCTGCCCAGGTTGAGCGACAGAGCTCAATTGATAGTGAGGAGTCTTCAGACTctagtgatcaaaataaaaaatctgcaGAAAGAAGTCGAGCTATTTCAAGATCAGCAGCACCCAGAAGGTCAGCATCCCCAATGCGGAGGGTTCAAATTGGGAGAACTGGATCACACAGGGCAGCTGCACTAACAATTAAGAGCCTCAATTTTTATCCTAACAGAGAAAGGACATCATCTCATAGAGATGAAGCTGAAATTAGTAGGGAGGATGAAGGATCAGAACAATCCAATAAGAAACCTGAGAGTAATGTCCGAAGAATGAGTGTTCAAGATGCAATCAGTCTTTTTGAAAGAAGACAAAAGGATCCAAGCATAGATGCCCAAAAAAAGAGCTCATCGTCGAACATTTCTCTTTGTACAAATAAAGCTGTTTTAAGAAGATGGAGTTCTGGTGTCGCAGAATGTTCCAGTCTCTGCCAACAAGAACTTAGTTCTGAAGACTCTGTTCCTCTGCCTTGCAATGATATTGCAGATAAAGAAATCTCGAAGAATTTGATCCAAGAAAAATTAGAGTCTGATATTACATCAGGATGTCAAAATCCTGTTGATACTGCTGAAGCTGATGGAGAGTTGGAAAGATGGGAAGAAAAGGGACAGCATGTAGTGGATTTTGAAACAGATGCTAATGCTGCACatggaaaggaaagaaatggaAGGACACCAGACTCGGTGGAATGGAGTCGACAAAAGGAAGCAGAACTGAACCAGATGttgatgaaaatgatgaaaagcCGGCCTGTGAAAACCCGAAAGCCTAAAACtgtcaaaaaccaaaatatccCATCTGAGCAGAGGGGTGGATTTTATGATCACTACAAGGAGAAGAGGGATAGGAAACTTCGAGGAGAGAATGCtgaaaagagagcagaaaaagaAGCGGAATTTAGAGTGATGCAGCAAATTCTTGATGGGAGGAAAGCTGAAATAGCTGCGGTAGATGTACAGGATGTTGGTAAGAAGCATCTGCCAAGCACAGCCCAAAAATCTATCAAGAATCCATCTCAACCTGCAAATCTCAGAAAAGACAGCCCAAAATCTTCTGTCACAAAAAAGGTTTCATCTAAAACATCGAACTTGCCTGCCAATCGTAAATCATGGCCATCAACACCACCAATCAGAGAACCATTATCATCTCTATCAAAAACTCCTTCAGGGATCTCATCTGCTGGTGCCACACTAAGAAGTCGGAAACCCCAGCCTACAACATCACTTCCTCGATCAAATCCTAAAGTTGAAAGATCCCAGCCACAGCACAGAAATGTGAAGGAAACAAGAACTGAAGCTGACAGGAGGTTGAAGGGAGTAAAAGAGAAGATGCAGCAAACTGTAATGAAaagtggaaaaacaaaaaaaacaaaagttgctGCAGTTGCTGAAGATTGTTCTGATGTCGTTCCATCGAAGCCTAGTTTCTATAATAAGGTTACCAAAAAAAGCAGTGTAGTGCCAGTGGAATTGAAACCCTTCCTCCGCAAGGGATCTAGAAGTGGCCCTCCCATTGTGAAAAAGACAAGAGCTTCCCAGCTGCTGGAGTCTTCTGTAAACTGTGGGAATAAGTCAGAAACTAAAGAGAAAGTGACTAAAGAGAATGAGGTGGTTGTTAATGCTTCTGTCCAGATTAGCGAGCATGAAGATCAGGATGATGTGCCAGCGAGTCATTTTGATGCTGCTACGGAGTTGGAAACTGTGGAAAATGGCCATCAGAATTCTGGTGAGATGGAGAACTTCAACGAGCTTGTCACTGATGCAGATGATAGCTTCAAATATATGGTTCAATCTTCGGCAAGTTTCCAGTTCCATGAAGATTCAGTTATCTCCCCTAGTGCATGGGTGGAAATAGAAGAGCAACAGAATCTGCCTAGCACGAATGATGACACAACTCAACATAGCTCTCCAGTCCTTGTTGCACCTGTAGGATTGCCTAGTCAAGGTGTTCGTCATTCTCTTTCACAGATGCTGCAAGAAGACAATAATAGTGAACCTGATACTGTCGAGTGGGGAAATGCTGAAAATCCTCCTGCAGTGGTATATCAAAAAGATGCTCCCAAAGggttgaagaggcttttgaagtTTGCTCGGAAGAGTAAAGGAGATGCAAATATGACAGGTTGGTCTAGCCCATATGTTTTTTCTGAAGGAGAAGATGATGGTGAGGAATCCAAAGCTATCAATAAGAGAAACACTGACAATCTACAGAGAAAGGCAGCCCTTCATTCGAATGACCATGGGAAGCAACAGAGTTCTTTCTTTGAAGGATATGACAGAAATTTGAAAGCTCACGAACTTCCATTGG CTCAATCAAACATAAGCAAATTCAATGCCCAGAGTTCGCATCAGTTGCATAAGGGTCATTTCTCAACTGCAGCCTCTACAACTAAAG CAACAAGGTCATTCTTCTCTCTTTCAGCGTTTAGGGGCAGCAAACCAAATGAGACCAAGTTCCATTGA
- the LOC7494230 gene encoding uncharacterized protein LOC7494230 isoform X2, translating to MASGIDADAPLDYATIQIFPTKNRYEIFVCGDDEVEKLAVGLLEQILPHLPEVHKMYAKGSNAIFKLQVTGELSNVPWFTKSTLNRFLQLAGSPDLVNTSKIIEGEISQLEEARKFHHSLYAQGHQDRSHSGETDGNDSIETEPTLKAEVKIALSDTSKNELLRAMDLRLTALKRELATALNCAFGDICSCKEITYLVEFCEYFGATVLKNSLCKILELSQKGEAAVLLNDDKNSSTIDEVSKMDEDTRISRPIYSILPVKYGVSPAKAAQVERQSSIDSEESSDSSDQNKKSAERSRAISRSAAPRRSASPMRRVQIGRTGSHRAAALTIKSLNFYPNRERTSSHRDEAEISREDEGSEQSNKKPESNVRRMSVQDAISLFERRQKDPSIDAQKKSSSSNISLCTNKAVLRRWSSGVAECSSLCQQELSSEDSVPLPCNDIADKEISKNLIQEKLESDITSGCQNPVDTAEADGELERWEEKGQHVVDFETDANAAHGKERNGRTPDSVEWSRQKEAELNQMLMKMMKSRPVKTRKPKTVKNQNIPSEQRGGFYDHYKEKRDRKLRGENAEKRAEKEAEFRVMQQILDGRKAEIAAVDVQDVGKKHLPSTAQKSIKNPSQPANLRKDSPKSSVTKKVSSKTSNLPANRKSWPSTPPIREPLSSLSKTPSGISSAGATLRSRKPQPTTSLPRSNPKVERSQPQHRNVKETRTEADRRLKGVKEKMQQTVMKSGKTKKTKVAAVAEDCSDVVPSKPSFYNKVTKKSSVVPVELKPFLRKGSRSGPPIVKKTRASQLLESSVNCGNKSETKEKVTKENEVVVNASVQISEHEDQDDVPASHFDAATELETVENGHQNSGEMENFNELVTDADDSFKYMVQSSASFQFHEDSVISPSAWVEIEEQQNLPSTNDDTTQHSSPVLVAPVGLPSQGVRHSLSQMLQEDNNSEPDTVEWGNAENPPAVVYQKDAPKGLKRLLKFARKSKGDANMTGWSSPYVFSEGEDDGEESKAINKRNTDNLQRKAALHSNDHGKQQSSFFEGYDRNLKAHELPLAQSNISKFNAQSSHQLHKGHFSTAASTTKATRSFFSLSAFRGSKPNETKFH from the exons ATGGCCAGTGGAATAGATGCTGACGCACCTTTGGATTATGCTACCATTCAGATTTTTCCAACCAAAAACAG GTATGAGATATTTGTTTGTGGTGATGATGAAGTCGAGAAATTAGCTGTTGGCCTACTGGAGCAAATCTTGCCACATTTGCCAGAAGTACATAAAATGTATGCTAAAGGATCTAATGCTATCTTCAAACTACAAGTAACAGGAGAACTCAGCAATGTACCATGGTTCACAAAATCAACTTTGAACAG ATTCCTGCAACTTGCTGGCTCGCCTGATTTAGTGAATACCAGCAAGATTATCGAGGGTGAGATTTCTCAATTGGAGGAAGCCagaaaatttcatcattctttataTGCTCAG GGGCATCAGGATCGTTCTCATAGTGGGGAAACAG ATGGAAATGACTCAATTGAGACAGAACCAACACTCAAA GCTGAAGTGAAAATTGCATTATCAGATACATCAAA GAATGAATTGCTGCGAGCTATGGATCTGAGGCTTACAGCATTAAAAAGAGAATTGGCTACAGCCCTAAACTGCGCTTTTGGTGACATCTGCTCCTGTAAAGAAATCACTTATTTAGTAGAGTTTTGTGAATATTTTGGCGCAACAGTTCTTAA GAATTCTTTATGCAAAATCTTAGAATTGAGCCAAAAGGGTGAGGCAGCTGTACTTCTAAATGATGACAAAAATTCATCAACAATTGACGAAGTAAGTAAGATGGATGAAGATACTCGAATTTCAAGACCGATATATTCAATACTACCTGTAAAATATGGTGTTTCACCAGCCAAGGCTGCCCAGGTTGAGCGACAGAGCTCAATTGATAGTGAGGAGTCTTCAGACTctagtgatcaaaataaaaaatctgcaGAAAGAAGTCGAGCTATTTCAAGATCAGCAGCACCCAGAAGGTCAGCATCCCCAATGCGGAGGGTTCAAATTGGGAGAACTGGATCACACAGGGCAGCTGCACTAACAATTAAGAGCCTCAATTTTTATCCTAACAGAGAAAGGACATCATCTCATAGAGATGAAGCTGAAATTAGTAGGGAGGATGAAGGATCAGAACAATCCAATAAGAAACCTGAGAGTAATGTCCGAAGAATGAGTGTTCAAGATGCAATCAGTCTTTTTGAAAGAAGACAAAAGGATCCAAGCATAGATGCCCAAAAAAAGAGCTCATCGTCGAACATTTCTCTTTGTACAAATAAAGCTGTTTTAAGAAGATGGAGTTCTGGTGTCGCAGAATGTTCCAGTCTCTGCCAACAAGAACTTAGTTCTGAAGACTCTGTTCCTCTGCCTTGCAATGATATTGCAGATAAAGAAATCTCGAAGAATTTGATCCAAGAAAAATTAGAGTCTGATATTACATCAGGATGTCAAAATCCTGTTGATACTGCTGAAGCTGATGGAGAGTTGGAAAGATGGGAAGAAAAGGGACAGCATGTAGTGGATTTTGAAACAGATGCTAATGCTGCACatggaaaggaaagaaatggaAGGACACCAGACTCGGTGGAATGGAGTCGACAAAAGGAAGCAGAACTGAACCAGATGttgatgaaaatgatgaaaagcCGGCCTGTGAAAACCCGAAAGCCTAAAACtgtcaaaaaccaaaatatccCATCTGAGCAGAGGGGTGGATTTTATGATCACTACAAGGAGAAGAGGGATAGGAAACTTCGAGGAGAGAATGCtgaaaagagagcagaaaaagaAGCGGAATTTAGAGTGATGCAGCAAATTCTTGATGGGAGGAAAGCTGAAATAGCTGCGGTAGATGTACAGGATGTTGGTAAGAAGCATCTGCCAAGCACAGCCCAAAAATCTATCAAGAATCCATCTCAACCTGCAAATCTCAGAAAAGACAGCCCAAAATCTTCTGTCACAAAAAAGGTTTCATCTAAAACATCGAACTTGCCTGCCAATCGTAAATCATGGCCATCAACACCACCAATCAGAGAACCATTATCATCTCTATCAAAAACTCCTTCAGGGATCTCATCTGCTGGTGCCACACTAAGAAGTCGGAAACCCCAGCCTACAACATCACTTCCTCGATCAAATCCTAAAGTTGAAAGATCCCAGCCACAGCACAGAAATGTGAAGGAAACAAGAACTGAAGCTGACAGGAGGTTGAAGGGAGTAAAAGAGAAGATGCAGCAAACTGTAATGAAaagtggaaaaacaaaaaaaacaaaagttgctGCAGTTGCTGAAGATTGTTCTGATGTCGTTCCATCGAAGCCTAGTTTCTATAATAAGGTTACCAAAAAAAGCAGTGTAGTGCCAGTGGAATTGAAACCCTTCCTCCGCAAGGGATCTAGAAGTGGCCCTCCCATTGTGAAAAAGACAAGAGCTTCCCAGCTGCTGGAGTCTTCTGTAAACTGTGGGAATAAGTCAGAAACTAAAGAGAAAGTGACTAAAGAGAATGAGGTGGTTGTTAATGCTTCTGTCCAGATTAGCGAGCATGAAGATCAGGATGATGTGCCAGCGAGTCATTTTGATGCTGCTACGGAGTTGGAAACTGTGGAAAATGGCCATCAGAATTCTGGTGAGATGGAGAACTTCAACGAGCTTGTCACTGATGCAGATGATAGCTTCAAATATATGGTTCAATCTTCGGCAAGTTTCCAGTTCCATGAAGATTCAGTTATCTCCCCTAGTGCATGGGTGGAAATAGAAGAGCAACAGAATCTGCCTAGCACGAATGATGACACAACTCAACATAGCTCTCCAGTCCTTGTTGCACCTGTAGGATTGCCTAGTCAAGGTGTTCGTCATTCTCTTTCACAGATGCTGCAAGAAGACAATAATAGTGAACCTGATACTGTCGAGTGGGGAAATGCTGAAAATCCTCCTGCAGTGGTATATCAAAAAGATGCTCCCAAAGggttgaagaggcttttgaagtTTGCTCGGAAGAGTAAAGGAGATGCAAATATGACAGGTTGGTCTAGCCCATATGTTTTTTCTGAAGGAGAAGATGATGGTGAGGAATCCAAAGCTATCAATAAGAGAAACACTGACAATCTACAGAGAAAGGCAGCCCTTCATTCGAATGACCATGGGAAGCAACAGAGTTCTTTCTTTGAAGGATATGACAGAAATTTGAAAGCTCACGAACTTCCATTGG CTCAATCAAACATAAGCAAATTCAATGCCCAGAGTTCGCATCAGTTGCATAAGGGTCATTTCTCAACTGCAGCCTCTACAACTAAAG CAACAAGGTCATTCTTCTCTCTTTCAGCGTTTAGGGGCAGCAAACCAAATGAGACCAAGTTCCATTGA
- the LOC7494230 gene encoding uncharacterized protein LOC7494230 isoform X3 has protein sequence MQVVGMASGIDADAPLDYATIQIFPTKNRYEIFVCGDDEVEKLAVGLLEQILPHLPEVHKMYAKGSNAIFKLQVTGELSNVPWFTKSTLNRFLQLAGSPDLVNTSKIIEGEISQLEEARKFHHSLYAQGHQDRSHSGETDGNDSIETEPTLKAEVKIALSDTSKNELLRAMDLRLTALKRELATALNCAFGDICSCKEITYLVEFCEYFGATVLKNSLCKILELSQKGEAAVLLNDDKNSSTIDEVSKMDEDTRISRPIYSILPVKYGVSPAKAAQVERQSSIDSEESSDSSDQNKKSAERSRAISRSAAPRRSASPMRRVQIGRTGSHRAAALTIKSLNFYPNRERTSSHRDEAEISREDEGSEQSNKKPESNVRRMSVQDAISLFERRQKDPSIDAQKKSSSSNISLCTNKAVLRRWSSGVAECSSLCQQELSSEDSVPLPCNDIADKEISKNLIQEKLESDITSGCQNPVDTAEADGELERWEEKGQHVVDFETDANAAHGKERNGRTPDSVEWSRQKEAELNQMLMKMMKSRPVKTRKPKTVKNQNIPSEQRGGFYDHYKEKRDRKLRGENAEKRAEKEAEFRVMQQILDGRKAEIAAVDVQDVGKKHLPSTAQKSIKNPSQPANLRKDSPKSSVTKKVSSKTSNLPANRKSWPSTPPIREPLSSLSKTPSGISSAGATLRSRKPQPTTSLPRSNPKVERSQPQHRNVKETRTEADRRLKGVKEKMQQTVMKSGKTKKTKVAAVAEDCSDVVPSKPSFYNKVTKKSSVVPVELKPFLRKGSRSGPPIVKKTRASQLLESSVNCGNKSETKEKVTKENEVVVNASVQISEHEDQDDVPASHFDAATELETVENGHQNSGEMENFNELVTDADDSFKYMVQSSASFQFHEDSVISPSAWVEIEEQQNLPSTNDDTTQHSSPVLVAPVGLPSQGVRHSLSQMLQEDNNSEPDTVEWGNAENPPAVVYQKDAPKGLKRLLKFARKSKGDANMTGWSSPYVFSEGEDDGEESKAINKRNTDNLQRKAALHSNDHGKQQSSFFEGYDRNLKAHELPLAQSNISKFNAQSSHQLHKGHFSTAASTTKAFRGSKPNETKFH, from the exons ATGCAA GTTGTTGGGATGGCCAGTGGAATAGATGCTGACGCACCTTTGGATTATGCTACCATTCAGATTTTTCCAACCAAAAACAG GTATGAGATATTTGTTTGTGGTGATGATGAAGTCGAGAAATTAGCTGTTGGCCTACTGGAGCAAATCTTGCCACATTTGCCAGAAGTACATAAAATGTATGCTAAAGGATCTAATGCTATCTTCAAACTACAAGTAACAGGAGAACTCAGCAATGTACCATGGTTCACAAAATCAACTTTGAACAG ATTCCTGCAACTTGCTGGCTCGCCTGATTTAGTGAATACCAGCAAGATTATCGAGGGTGAGATTTCTCAATTGGAGGAAGCCagaaaatttcatcattctttataTGCTCAG GGGCATCAGGATCGTTCTCATAGTGGGGAAACAG ATGGAAATGACTCAATTGAGACAGAACCAACACTCAAA GCTGAAGTGAAAATTGCATTATCAGATACATCAAA GAATGAATTGCTGCGAGCTATGGATCTGAGGCTTACAGCATTAAAAAGAGAATTGGCTACAGCCCTAAACTGCGCTTTTGGTGACATCTGCTCCTGTAAAGAAATCACTTATTTAGTAGAGTTTTGTGAATATTTTGGCGCAACAGTTCTTAA GAATTCTTTATGCAAAATCTTAGAATTGAGCCAAAAGGGTGAGGCAGCTGTACTTCTAAATGATGACAAAAATTCATCAACAATTGACGAAGTAAGTAAGATGGATGAAGATACTCGAATTTCAAGACCGATATATTCAATACTACCTGTAAAATATGGTGTTTCACCAGCCAAGGCTGCCCAGGTTGAGCGACAGAGCTCAATTGATAGTGAGGAGTCTTCAGACTctagtgatcaaaataaaaaatctgcaGAAAGAAGTCGAGCTATTTCAAGATCAGCAGCACCCAGAAGGTCAGCATCCCCAATGCGGAGGGTTCAAATTGGGAGAACTGGATCACACAGGGCAGCTGCACTAACAATTAAGAGCCTCAATTTTTATCCTAACAGAGAAAGGACATCATCTCATAGAGATGAAGCTGAAATTAGTAGGGAGGATGAAGGATCAGAACAATCCAATAAGAAACCTGAGAGTAATGTCCGAAGAATGAGTGTTCAAGATGCAATCAGTCTTTTTGAAAGAAGACAAAAGGATCCAAGCATAGATGCCCAAAAAAAGAGCTCATCGTCGAACATTTCTCTTTGTACAAATAAAGCTGTTTTAAGAAGATGGAGTTCTGGTGTCGCAGAATGTTCCAGTCTCTGCCAACAAGAACTTAGTTCTGAAGACTCTGTTCCTCTGCCTTGCAATGATATTGCAGATAAAGAAATCTCGAAGAATTTGATCCAAGAAAAATTAGAGTCTGATATTACATCAGGATGTCAAAATCCTGTTGATACTGCTGAAGCTGATGGAGAGTTGGAAAGATGGGAAGAAAAGGGACAGCATGTAGTGGATTTTGAAACAGATGCTAATGCTGCACatggaaaggaaagaaatggaAGGACACCAGACTCGGTGGAATGGAGTCGACAAAAGGAAGCAGAACTGAACCAGATGttgatgaaaatgatgaaaagcCGGCCTGTGAAAACCCGAAAGCCTAAAACtgtcaaaaaccaaaatatccCATCTGAGCAGAGGGGTGGATTTTATGATCACTACAAGGAGAAGAGGGATAGGAAACTTCGAGGAGAGAATGCtgaaaagagagcagaaaaagaAGCGGAATTTAGAGTGATGCAGCAAATTCTTGATGGGAGGAAAGCTGAAATAGCTGCGGTAGATGTACAGGATGTTGGTAAGAAGCATCTGCCAAGCACAGCCCAAAAATCTATCAAGAATCCATCTCAACCTGCAAATCTCAGAAAAGACAGCCCAAAATCTTCTGTCACAAAAAAGGTTTCATCTAAAACATCGAACTTGCCTGCCAATCGTAAATCATGGCCATCAACACCACCAATCAGAGAACCATTATCATCTCTATCAAAAACTCCTTCAGGGATCTCATCTGCTGGTGCCACACTAAGAAGTCGGAAACCCCAGCCTACAACATCACTTCCTCGATCAAATCCTAAAGTTGAAAGATCCCAGCCACAGCACAGAAATGTGAAGGAAACAAGAACTGAAGCTGACAGGAGGTTGAAGGGAGTAAAAGAGAAGATGCAGCAAACTGTAATGAAaagtggaaaaacaaaaaaaacaaaagttgctGCAGTTGCTGAAGATTGTTCTGATGTCGTTCCATCGAAGCCTAGTTTCTATAATAAGGTTACCAAAAAAAGCAGTGTAGTGCCAGTGGAATTGAAACCCTTCCTCCGCAAGGGATCTAGAAGTGGCCCTCCCATTGTGAAAAAGACAAGAGCTTCCCAGCTGCTGGAGTCTTCTGTAAACTGTGGGAATAAGTCAGAAACTAAAGAGAAAGTGACTAAAGAGAATGAGGTGGTTGTTAATGCTTCTGTCCAGATTAGCGAGCATGAAGATCAGGATGATGTGCCAGCGAGTCATTTTGATGCTGCTACGGAGTTGGAAACTGTGGAAAATGGCCATCAGAATTCTGGTGAGATGGAGAACTTCAACGAGCTTGTCACTGATGCAGATGATAGCTTCAAATATATGGTTCAATCTTCGGCAAGTTTCCAGTTCCATGAAGATTCAGTTATCTCCCCTAGTGCATGGGTGGAAATAGAAGAGCAACAGAATCTGCCTAGCACGAATGATGACACAACTCAACATAGCTCTCCAGTCCTTGTTGCACCTGTAGGATTGCCTAGTCAAGGTGTTCGTCATTCTCTTTCACAGATGCTGCAAGAAGACAATAATAGTGAACCTGATACTGTCGAGTGGGGAAATGCTGAAAATCCTCCTGCAGTGGTATATCAAAAAGATGCTCCCAAAGggttgaagaggcttttgaagtTTGCTCGGAAGAGTAAAGGAGATGCAAATATGACAGGTTGGTCTAGCCCATATGTTTTTTCTGAAGGAGAAGATGATGGTGAGGAATCCAAAGCTATCAATAAGAGAAACACTGACAATCTACAGAGAAAGGCAGCCCTTCATTCGAATGACCATGGGAAGCAACAGAGTTCTTTCTTTGAAGGATATGACAGAAATTTGAAAGCTCACGAACTTCCATTGG CTCAATCAAACATAAGCAAATTCAATGCCCAGAGTTCGCATCAGTTGCATAAGGGTCATTTCTCAACTGCAGCCTCTACAACTAAAG CGTTTAGGGGCAGCAAACCAAATGAGACCAAGTTCCATTGA